CGCGCGGCGGCATCATGGGCGACCTCGACGCCATGGGCGTGGCCATGGCGGCCTGGCGCCTCGGTGCCGGGCGGGCCCAGCCGGGTGAGCCGGTGCAGCTCGGTGCGGGAGTGCGGATCCATCGGAAGCCGGGTGAGCCGGTGGCCGCGGGGGAGGCGCTGTTCACCCTCTACACGGAGACCCCCGAGCGGCTCCCCGGCGCGCTCGCCGAACTCGATGGTGCCTGGACGGTCGGCGATTCGGCACCCGCGCAGCGGCCGCTGATCATCGACCGCATCGGCACCGCTGGAGGGCGGGGTCAACCGTCCGACTGACGTGGCCTTCCGTCGGACAGTGGTCGCGGCAGCCGAGACCGGCGGGGCACGATGACATCATGAGTGAGACCGTCCGGGCAGCGGCAGCGGTCGAACTGGCCAAGCACCGCAAGCTGATCACCTCCGTGCTGAGCGGACGGATCCTCAGCGCGCTGATGCTGCCGATGCTGAGGTGGGCACCGCCCGCCGGTTACGGTGTCCTGACCACCACAGGGCGCAGAACCGGTCGGCGTCGCAGCAGATGCGTGCGGATCGTCCGAGCCGGTGATCGGGCATATGTGGTCGCTCTGCGACCGCCGAAGCTCGCCGTCGAGCACCCCGATTGGGTGAACGGTTGGGTCCACAACATTCGCGCCGAGCCGGCGGTATCCGTTCGGCTACCCGGTGGCTCCCGACGTGGGCGGGCTACCGAGATCACGGATCCGGCCGAATACCGGATGGCTCGGGCATTGCTGGCCGAGCGCGTGTACCTCGTCGACTTCGCTGAGTGTGCGATCCACCTGCGGGGTCTGCCGTCCAAGGCCAAAATCCTTGGGCTGCACCGATATTGGTTCGATACCG
The genomic region above belongs to Mycolicibacterium sp. HK-90 and contains:
- a CDS encoding nitroreductase/quinone reductase family protein; this encodes MSETVRAAAAVELAKHRKLITSVLSGRILSALMLPMLRWAPPAGYGVLTTTGRRTGRRRSRCVRIVRAGDRAYVVALRPPKLAVEHPDWVNGWVHNIRAEPAVSVRLPGGSRRGRATEITDPAEYRMARALLAERVYLVDFAECAIHLRGLPSKAKILGLHRYWFDTGNPVRIDLADCQTRSGP